The Brachypodium distachyon strain Bd21 chromosome 4, Brachypodium_distachyon_v3.0, whole genome shotgun sequence nucleotide sequence GGGCAAAATGCTAAGCTTGAAGCTGCTTAGAAGGAGCAGATGTGCTGTGTAACCACCTACAATTCACCTCGTCATCCATGGTCACACAGGCATGGAAATTGCATAGATTTGCCACCTGAGTTACCTTTGTATGATTATTGTACTTAGATTACATATACTCCCATCCATTAATATGAGGTGTGTTTTGACTATCTTAGTTTGAGCTTTGATCAACAATCAATCCAATAATGTAAGAATCATTTGACTCAAAATTGATGCTTTGACTTTGTATTCGTTAGCATATTTCTCATGCTTGGGTTCTGTAACCATTAAGAAAACTTGTAGTATGAAATTCACTGTCAAAGTTTGACCCTGGACAATCAAATTGTGCCTTCTATGCCTGAATGGAGGGGGTAATTTTGAAAAGCAACGGATTTAATATCTACCAGAGGCTGCATGCGTTATGTTCAAAATGGTAAGTAGAGGAgacaacacaagaacacaaagCTCACTTTCTAAGCATGATCGCTATCTTCGTGTAGCTCCTATAAAGATGTCATACAGCCGTGGCATGAAGCACAATTAGAATTGTTAAGACATGTTAGGGTAATCTAATTTATTTATCAGTAGGGCATTTATCTAGTACTTCTAACGCACAGCTGCAGGCATTTATCTAGCACTTGTCAAGCATAGCTGCAGATTTGACATTACGAGTGGTGTTTGGACGAGGGACGCCAGCATTGACGATAACTTCCATCGCTTCGAGAGCAATCTACCATGATATTCCTTGGTGGTGTTCCATGAAGCCTACCAACACCATGATCTCTCTTTCGAGAGCCATCATCCTTGCTGGTGCTCCACGAAGCTAGAATCTTGACGAGCGAACTTCCAGATTCATCTTTTCGTCCTTGTTGGCTTGCTTCATGATTTTCATCCTCCCGAAATTCATCATCCGAATCTTTTCGTTCTTGTAAGCTTGCTGCATTAGTTTCATCATCAGAAAAATCATCGTCTGAAGGGGTAGGAGGTTGATAGAGCGGCACTTTATCAGTTTCTTGACGAGGGTCACTAGAGCTGGATACAGGACCAAGTTCTTCCCAGGCTAGGTCATCCCCATTACCTTGGTTTTCGTCGCCCTTGTAGCTGGCCTGGCCATTTCTGTTTCTGGCAGGCCTTGCAAAAGGAGAACTACCACCTGATTTACTGGAAGGTAAAGGAGCAGATCCTCCTCTCTGGGGGAGTGTAAGTAGGAAATGGAAAGTTTCTGAATTAGATTCTTGAATCCATTTCTTTTCAGAGACTAAGAGATGTACTAACTGATGGAGGTTTTTCTTGTCAAGGCCTTTGAGAGGCCAACAGCCTTGCTTCTGCAGTCCATGTGCTAACTCATGCCTACCAAAAATAAGCAACTATCTGAGTAATACTTTCTAAACAAATAGTAAAGCGATAATTTCACATCACATTTCAGATCAATCCTTGTCCTCCATAGGATGAAAATTCAGGCTTGCATGAGATGAAATTATTGTACTGCAACTTGATGAATACAATACGTTTGTTTTGAGACTATATGTTTCACAAGCATGCGGACAGCCAGACATCATAACCATTCTGTGAAATACCATCAAACCATCAATACAAGATTCATTTCAATAAGAACAATATATATCATGAACATAGAGGTGGAAAGTGTTTTTTCGGCAAAAGATACTAATaactacaatttttttaatttttatacCCCAGGCAGGCAGGGATATGCTTCTGCTAACACTTGTGCGCAAGCCGTTTGCTTGCAAAATAGCATGGGGATCACCCAAGGAAAATCACACATCAATGTTTGATGTGGCAATCACATTGAAGCTTATTGGTTGCTGGTAATCAGGATGGGGCTAATGCATATAGACTTTCTAATAAGTTGGAGAACACAAGGCCTCGGCACAGGTTCCTAAACTAGAGAATCCAATCAATATGAGCAAAATTTAACTATATGCACCTTGTCATTTTTATGAGTGCAAGCATTTTCAACAAAACTGTACAATATCTGTAGCTTGCTGCTAACATACTACAGGTTACGTTATCTATCACATGTCATGATATGCTAATTCTAGAATTTAATTCTGCAACATCACCAACATTTATGCTGAGTAGATATAAGAAATACGTGGAGGTGCAGGAAAAATAGATTTACCTTGTCTTTGCTTCTGAAACAAGTTTTGATCCATGAGGGGTTAACAAATATTGTTCTAGTGCATCCCAGAAGTAAGACTTTTCAAACAGTTCAGCTCCTACTTGCTGTCCACTTGCACTGTCAGGTCTCTTAACAAACGCAGATCCTTTATCTAAGTCTTCCTTTGTTTCATCAGTGACATCTGTATAATCAGTATTCTCTTGCGTGGCAGATTTTCCAGATGACCACCACCTTGCTGCCCAGCTAAATATGCCGTAATTGGTTTCTCCAAGACCTCGTACATTTTCAGCTTTGCTAGATTGATTCTTTGAATTTGCAAAATTCTCCTTGACATTTAAATCAGAAAGTTTAGTGGAAGGGAAGTTTGACAAACTCGTACCAACTGCTGAATGGCTACCAAGATCCTTCACATCTAGATTGTCAGTTCTGGACACATTCTTGTTGATCGTTTCAAAATGTCTGTTATGTTGGTCAGTATTATGCCCTCCATGACGTGCTACATTATCAGATCCCTTAGAATGATAAGTCTCAGGCATAGTGGGGCTAGGGCCATTCCACAGAATCCGAATCCTTTCAAATAGCCCTTTTTTACTAGTACCTTGCAACCCTGGCAGGGGAGTTCCAGAAGCGGTCACCGCATCAGCTTCCATGTGGCACGCAGGTGGTTCTGATTGTGTAATAAAATCTATGGGTGGGGCTTTCCTTTGGTCTCTAGATAATGAATCAGACAGGGAAGACCGAGTATCAACTGCtggaattttcttttgctcTGCAGACAATATATCTGATGGAGAAGATGGAACACTAGACGATGGTGACTTCACAGTCTTCGACTCATTGAGGCATTTTACCTCACCATTACTTTCACCAGACTCAATGATCTTAAAGTTTTTTTCACCAACTACAGCCGGTAGACTATCACCCGGCAGAGGATCTATAAATTTGACATATTCGGGAAGAGCTCGGAGAAGATCAGTGAAAGTTTTGAAGCCAAAAAATCCTTTATCTGTAGGCACCCCGTTCCTTTTAAGCTCTGATCGAAGATCTTGAATATTAACCCCTTCAGAATAAGAGTTAAGTGTTCTCCTAATACAGTGGATTACAAATTTAGGGACTACAGGTGGATTCTCTGCCTTCTTGGTGTGCATTGGTAAAGTCATGGAATGCTTTGGTTCTGCTTGCAGGAAGGGGTCATCAAGAGCTCCCCTGTAATGACTATaccaagaagaagacaaaCCATCAGGTGGGTGGTTAAAATGTTTCGGTGAAAAACCGACCCCATTAACTAAAGCCTCCCACGGCCACATAATTGTCGCTGCACTGCAGAGAACACTGGGATCAGCAGAAGGGCAAGCTAGCAGTATGTTATAATTGCTCATCCGGAGGCGGTGCAGAATGTTTGCAAAGTCTTTATCCCCAGATATTAAGAAGAAATGGGCTGGTGGAGGGTTCTGAGCAATCCAATAGACAAGATCAGCCATGAATGATCTGTCGGAACCCTCCTTGCCACCTAGACAAGATCAACTGTATTATTAGTACCACAAGACCAAACAGCAGCACTAGATAAGTGAAACCTAAAtgtaaaataaagaaaataaataaaaatacagAGTCCAACTACTATTTAACTTGAAGTGGAAAAAGCAGCGTTGACCATCTGAAGTACTAAGAAACTAGCTGATAGTTCACACCCAAATAATTGTTACACGCACCAAAATAGCGTTTATCGCCATAATGGTAGAGCGAGCAGGCTAACCCTATACACTCGGTCCGCTTATTTACCTGCTGTGTTGGGTTAAATTTCTCCAAACACACAAATAGACTGTTTTAAATAGCTCTATTTTGTCATGTGCCACACACTTACTTTTTAATGCTAATAGAGCCTTTTTCCTGTTTTAGTGACCCCAACTTACTCCttttaaaaggaaaataaatatcTAACGCCAATTTGAAATGACCCCAAAGTAAGAAAGTTCTAATATTTATCATCTATATTTATGGAGAAGCAGAAGAAAGTGTACAACATGTATTGAACATCGATAGAACAAAATTAGTATCCTCCACTATGGTGTAATGCCAAAAAACTGAGGTGAACCCTCCACTACCAATATCATCAAAACATGCGAACATTTCTGCAGAGTGAAATTAACACCATTCCCTATTCGCATGACAGgagatgaattttttttttcaaaatgatgCGATGCGAGTAAAGGAAATGTGCgggggcaggaggaggaggcgaaggAAGGAACACCCAATCTGGGGACGTGCGAGAAGGcgacgccggtggcggcgaggcccTCCTGGACGGCGCGGGGGAGCACGTTGACGTTGCCGAAGGCGGTTATCTCGACGGGCCCGCGGACGCCGGCGCtccgcagcgccgccgtcACGCGCGGGGCCACGCGGCACGGGTTGGCGCCCGGCGGCAGGTGGCACCGCTCGAAGTCCCACCACACCGACACCTTCACCGccttgctctcctcctcccgctcggcctgctgccccatccatCGCTCGGCGGCCTGCGAGCTGAATCCTCGCAGTCCCCCCTGCACACGGAAGCGGAGAAGAAGTGCTTGTTGCGACATGGCGGCGATCGGCGGCGCTCGGTTagctcgccgcggcggcgagaatggcagcgggcggaggcggcggcggggtttCTCGAGGGCTTAAGCTGGAAGGCAAAAGAGTCTTTTCGCGTGTTGTGGTCTCCATCTTTGGGCCGGGGCTATATGGGCTGGAAACAAGTGGGCCGGgtgcaggaggaggtggaggcccATTGGGATGGAAGCCCAGGAAAGAGGGGGTAAAGGGGGCGgtggcctcggcctcggcctccgcACACGGCGGAGGGGAGCGGCAAAGGCGGGATTTCGCCGGCGTTGGTTGGGAGTGGAAGCGGGCGATTCCTTCTTCTACGGCCGGGGCGGGCGAGATGGAGACGGCGCACGAGGTGGCCATCTACATCGACCGCTTCCACAACCTCGACCTCTTCCACCAAGGGTAACGACAAGGATTCTCGATGGGACATTTTTGCTTCCTGCTTCATTTTTTTGGCCGTTTGAATAATGTGGGAATTTTTTTGCGATGAATAATGTGGGATTTTCTTGCAATTGATGAAATGCGGCATGGATTGTGCTCGGTAGaaattttggtttggtttgcaTGTGATTTTCCTTGGGTTTGAAGGAGTCATTCCTGTGGGCATTTCTACGGGGATCGTTTAATCTGGCTCCGTGCTTGGTAATTCTTTGCAGtgtagttttgtttttctgtccATTATTCTCTGAGAATCATCCTATGCAAGTTCGGTTGTTCCAAAAAGATATTCCCCATCATGTGGAGGCTGTGAATTTTGGTTCGTTCTTGAGGAATTCGCTTGTGTCTACGTGCAGATGGTACCGGATGAAGATTAGTGCAGCGTGGGAGCAGGATGAGTCCAGGGCACCCGTGTCGCCGGCCAGGGTAGCGCAATATGAAGGTTCTTGCATCTCCATGACCTGCAAAAGAAAACTCCATACTCCGTTCACGTTCTTGCATGATCATATTTTTGTTACTATATGATTTGGAGCTGCAGTGTGTGGATGGAATCATGGTAGTAAATGTCCAAATTTGTAATGAAAACTTATGTCCCAATACAGGATCAATGTATCTGTTAGATAATTGCCAGATGTGAATACCTGATGATATCCATTGCATCTGTTGGGAGGAAAAAAGTACAAAACCAACTTAGTTAGGTGGACATTGTGATTTCGGATTTTTCATAACTTCATATGTATTTGTGACTTTGTGTGCCTTACTTATCATAGGAACTAGGAAGTGTATGTTCCACAAATCCACATTGTGCGTGGGAGGGAGGGCAAGAGTTGTGATTTGTGAAGATATGATCAGCATGATTGTTCATCGTTCAACAATCATTTTACTTGCATTTGTAACCAGTCAGGTACCATGGTCAGCATGCAGATCAGCCCACAATAGTCGGAATGTTGCCCTACCTTTGATTATTCACCATTATTAGATGTGAAAAATCCATGGTTATGTTTAGCGAGCCTGGTAATGTTAAAGCAACAACTGTTAGCTATCTAGCAATGACTTATAATGATATGTTTATTACTAGCTCGTCTTGAAACAAATCCATTTGAAATGCAGAACCATTACttcttttcaatttttaaCAGAACAAATTATTAGGCTCCATTTTCAGTGCTcgtattttttttgaccagtATCCATTTgaaattgtaatttttttgggTAATAGATAATGACATACTAGATGAATTGTGCAGCTACTGATATTGGTGCGAAGCGTGCATTTGGCTTTTGGAAAATAGATGACGTTGACAACAGCTTCTATACACAGCCATTTAGAATTAAATATGCTAGACAAGATATTTATCTATCAGTTATGGTGTCTTTCTACATACCCAACAGTGAAGACGAGGTTGGGTTTTATAAATTTCCATTTTCTATCCCAATCATGTTTAGTATAGTGTGATCTGTATTGCTTTGTCTATTCTAGGGCCCAGCAACATCTTCGGTTATATTGAAGTTTGAGCTCCTATATGTTCCAACATTGGGAAACAGGTGAATGTGtattctcttttccttttttatcttGTTTTTTATGCTCTCTAGATTGTTCATTGTGGAGTGTAACATCTACAGGCCACTTTTGTCAATACTGAAGCAGGTTCCTTTTTTGTATTTAGGATTGAAACTGAAGATTCAGATGATACATATGTGGCACCTGTTCATGAATTTAGGATCCCATATAGAGCACTCCTGGGTTTACACACATATTGTCCTGTCCATTTTGACGCTTTCCACCCTGTGCTTGTTGATCTGACCATACATATAGTGTACCTGAAAGCTGGTGTGACTAAATCGTCACTGAAGGTACACAGGTTTGTGATGCTTTTAGCtttaatattatttttagatACTTGTTCTCTTATTAAGAAAGCTTGTCTGAGACTTCTACTGTAATAAAATGTAGATCTATGCTTCTAGCTTCTACTGTAATAGAAAGCAGATTATGTTTCTTATGAATTTGGTATAAACATTTACAGCTCTTTTGGCATCGCTCCTTTCATTtcatgaaatgaaatccaatttttgataggatttgatttggttgaatttgaattccgggttaaaaaattatgtttgtctaccacatggatttgtagagtgagagacaatttcagagaaatgatggcttttagaaAGGAATTAGggttagttatagtgtgattccatgaaatttcAGATTGAATTCATGTACCCAATTCCGTgccagccaaacaagttggtttctAGAATCCTAAATGAATTCTAGAATTCTaggcccaaatgatgggtgccaaacaaGCTGTTAGAGATGGCaaacatatatgatatataAATGTATCAAGAATAGGCTGCAGTAATAATCTTATGCTTGTGCCAGGCACTAGGCATATCATAGCCCTGAATAAAATTTATTCTTCCATAACTTATCCTCACATTAAATTGATTAGTAAAATGTGTCATTTAATATGCAGGCACTCGAGCAAGGTTCATGCTCAAAGGTATATGATATTATAAAGGCATTATTAACTTCCAGAGAACTGTTGCTTGGGGAAGTGAAGAAGATCAGTAATGCTCTTGGTAAGACTCTTGAAGATTTGGAGGGCACTGATTTATCACTTGGTAAATATGAGTCAATTCACCCAACAAATTTAAGCTTGTCTAGTTATACTAACGGGCTCCATGCAACCCCGAAGTGCATTGGCCATCTGACTGGTATCTTACAAGACCTTTTAGAGGTACTTCTCCTTCCGTGTTGAAAGTGAACCTTtttttatacatatatatgataATTTTGCTGATATGATAAATTCTCTTCCAACATATTTCAGACATCTGATGATGCGGCTCAGAGGTTGTACACCCTTTCCAAAGAAGAATTGTTGGAATTACTTGAAACTGTGAGTAACCAACTTTCACTTGTATGGAATGGATTCTTGAAATTTCATAGGTGAGGTTAATTGTTTTCTTGATGTTATTTCAGCATAGCATTTTCTATTGCTCTGATGTGTTAGCATGTAGCAACATGGTTTCTTAACATTTTATATTACTTCATGGCACTTCGTTTTCACTCTAAAGTATTGTTGGTCTGCTGCAGGACAAATAAAATCAAGATATTGGATTACTTGCATGATATCTGGGACATTGATCGGAAATCAGAATGGTCAATATGGATTGTTCATTCTAAAATTGAGATTCCACATCGCTACATGCAGAGTGTGGCTGACAGTACGTCTCCTCGCCATTCACTTCGGAGGGTTTCCAGTTCAAAGAAATTTCATCATGATGTAACTGCCTTCTCTTAAATCATCATGATGTAACTGCCTTCTCTTAAATCATCATGATGTAACTGTCTTCTCTTAAATCATCATGATGTAACTGTCTTCTCTTAAATCATCATGATGTAACTGTCTTCTCTTAAATGTTTACAACAAACTGACACTATTTGATGGTTCTGTATATTTTTGTAGCCTGTACAAAATGCTTCTTCACGGGCTGAGCTCCATAGAAAAAGTATAGCACAAATGAAGGTCGGTCTTCTTTTGATGTTGGAATAATTTGCAGGTGCCACACTTATCTTACAAAAAGAAGGGGGTCTAATGCAATGTCTGCTGCAGATTAATGCACGATCTGTTCAAGATATGCATATCTATGCTAATCCTTCACATGTTCCTGTTGTTCTTATAGAACAACATGTTATGGTCGTTCCACAACATGGTTATAGCAGGGATTTTTTGGCAAATGCCCCAGATCCAAAGAATAATATTGTACCACCTAAACTACAAGGAGAAACTTTAGTGGGAAATCGTAGTGGTTGTGAAAACAGTGGACACATATTACGAGCTGTCATTTTTGTGCATGGGTTTCAGGCAAGTTTCTTCGGACAGGCATGTTGGTTTTGATCTTCCTATTACATCTTTAATTGGAACTTCTACTGATGTCAAAAAACAGGGGCATCATTTGGATCTTTGTCTTATTAGAAACCAATGGTTGTTGCGTGATCCTGGAGCCGAGTGCCTATTGTCCGAGACAAATGAAGATAGAACATATGGAGATTTTAAGGAAATGGGTATAAGGCTTGCTTCTGAA carries:
- the LOC104585057 gene encoding uncharacterized protein LOC104585057 isoform X2; protein product: MSQQALLLRFRVQGGLRGFSSQAAERWMGQQAEREEESKAVKVSVWWDFERCHLPPGANPCRVAPRVTAALRSAGVRGPVEITAFGNVNVLPRAVQEGLAATGVAFSHVPRLGGKEGSDRSFMADLVYWIAQNPPPAHFFLISGDKDFANILHRLRMSNYNILLACPSADPSVLCSAATIMWPWEALVNGVGFSPKHFNHPPDGLSSSWYSHYRGALDDPFLQAEPKHSMTLPMHTKKAENPPVVPKFVIHCIRRTLNSYSEGVNIQDLRSELKRNGVPTDKGFFGFKTFTDLLRALPEYVKFIDPLPGDSLPAVVGEKNFKIIESGESNGEVKCLNESKTVKSPSSSVPSSPSDILSAEQKKIPAVDTRSSLSDSLSRDQRKAPPIDFITQSEPPACHMEADAVTASGTPLPGLQGTSKKGLFERIRILWNGPSPTMPETYHSKGSDNVARHGGHNTDQHNRHFETINKNVSRTDNLDVKDLGSHSAVGTSLSNFPSTKLSDLNVKENFANSKNQSSKAENVRGLGETNYGIFSWAARWWSSGKSATQENTDYTDVTDETKEDLDKGSAFVKRPDSASGQQVGAELFEKSYFWDALEQYLLTPHGSKLVSEAKTRHELAHGLQKQGCWPLKGLDKKNLHQLVHLLVSEKKWIQESNSETFHFLLTLPQRGGSAPLPSSKSGGSSPFARPARNRNGQASYKGDENQASLQERKDSDDEFREDENHEASQQGRKDESGSSLVKILASWSTSKDDGSRKRDHGVGRLHGTPPRNIMVDCSRSDGSYRQCWRPSSKHHS
- the LOC104585057 gene encoding uncharacterized protein LOC104585057 isoform X1; translated protein: MSQQALLLRFRVQGGLRGFSSQAAERWMGQQAEREEESKAVKVSVWWDFERCHLPPGANPCRVAPRVTAALRSAGVRGPVEITAFGNVNVLPRAVQEGLAATGVAFSHVPRLGGKEGSDRSFMADLVYWIAQNPPPAHFFLISGDKDFANILHRLRMSNYNILLACPSADPSVLCSAATIMWPWEALVNGVGFSPKHFNHPPDGLSSSWYSHYRGALDDPFLQAEPKHSMTLPMHTKKAENPPVVPKFVIHCIRRTLNSYSEGVNIQDLRSELKRNGVPTDKGFFGFKTFTDLLRALPEYVKFIDPLPGDSLPAVVGEKNFKIIESGESNGEVKCLNESKTVKSPSSSVPSSPSDILSAEQKKIPAVDTRSSLSDSLSRDQRKAPPIDFITQSEPPACHMEADAVTASGTPLPGLQGTSKKGLFERIRILWNGPSPTMPETYHSKGSDNVARHGGHNTDQHNRHFETINKNVSRTDNLDVKDLGSHSAVGTSLSNFPSTKLSDLNVKENFANSKNQSSKAENVRGLGETNYGIFSWAARWWSSGKSATQENTDYTDVTDETKEDLDKGSAFVKRPDSASGQQVGAELFEKSYFWDALEQYLLTPHGSKLVSEAKTRHELAHGLQKQGCWPLKGLDKKNLHQLVHLLVSEKKWIQESNSETFHFLLTLPQRGGSAPLPSSKSGGSSPFARPARNRNGQASYKGDENQGNGDDLAWEELGPVSSSSDPRQETDKVPLYQPPTPSDDDFSDDETNAASLQERKDSDDEFREDENHEASQQGRKDESGSSLVKILASWSTSKDDGSRKRDHGVGRLHGTPPRNIMVDCSRSDGSYRQCWRPSSKHHS
- the LOC104585057 gene encoding uncharacterized protein LOC104585057 isoform X3 — protein: MSQQALLLRFRVQGGLRGFSSQAAERWMGQQAEREEESKAVKVSVWWDFERCHLPPGANPCRVAPRVTAALRSAGVRGPVEITAFGNVNVLPRAVQEGLAATGVAFSHVPRLGGKEGSDRSFMADLVYWIAQNPPPAHFFLISGDKDFANILHRLRMSNYNILLACPSADPSVLCSAATIMWPWEALVNGVGFSPKHFNHPPDGLSSSWYSHYRGALDDPFLQAEPKHSMTLPMHTKKAENPPVVPKFVIHCIRRTLNSYSEGVNIQDLRSELKRNGVPTDKGFFGFKTFTDLLRALPEYVKFIDPLPGDSLPAVVGEKNFKIIESGESNGEVKCLNESKTVKSPSSSVPSSPSDILSAEQKKIPAVDTRSSLSDSLSRDQRKAPPIDFITQSEPPACHMEADAVTASGTPLPGLQGTSKKGLFERIRILWNGPSPTMPETYHSKGSDNVARHGGHNTDQHNRHFETINKNVSRTDNLDVKDLGSHSAVGTSLSNFPSTKLSDLNVKENFANSKNQSSKAENVRGLGETNYGIFSWAARWWSSGKSATQENTDYTDVTDETKEDLDKGSAFVKRPDSASGQQVGAELFEKSYFWDALEQYLLTPHGSKLVSEAKTRMVMMSGCPHACETYSLKTNVLYSSSCSTIISSHASLNFHPMEDKD